One window of Cygnus atratus isolate AKBS03 ecotype Queensland, Australia chromosome 17, CAtr_DNAZoo_HiC_assembly, whole genome shotgun sequence genomic DNA carries:
- the CABP1 gene encoding calcium-binding protein 1 isoform X1, whose amino-acid sequence MSGSSMAKSESRTSLLRAAGSRRAPGGPPQPQPRGGRARAGRGQPGREPSPEALPGEPSARRPLCQPSAREDGARGLGRLAAGGGDGQQEPAEGGGRGARHRHRHLPPHGSHGHPPEQQQQQLAARDGQQEEEEEEEEEEEDFFFGHRQRASRESLKLSENASPPSRAGSKCSAKSSGSERPVEADPLFHQLHPMLSSVFGQDRELRPEEIEELREAFKEFDKDKDGFINCRDLGNCMRTMGYMPTEMELIELSQQINMNLGGHVDFEDFVELMGPKLLAETADMIGVKELRDAFREFDTNGDGEISTSELREAMKKLLGQQVGHRDIEEIIRDVDLNGDGRVDFEEFVRMMSR is encoded by the exons ATGAGCGGCTCCTCCATGGCGAAAAGCGAGTCCCGCACTTCGCTGCTGAGAGCGGCGGGGAGCAGGAGGGCGCCGGggggacccccccagccccaaccccGCGGGGGCCGCGCCcgggctgggagagggcagcCGGGGAGGGAGCCGAGCCCCGAGGCGCTCCCCGGGGAGCCGAGCGCCCGCAGGCCGCTGTGCCAGCCCTCTGCCCGGGAGGACGGGGCGAGGGGACTGGGGAGGCTGGCGGCCGGCGGGGGGGACGGCCAGCAGGAGCCCGcggaaggaggaggcaggggagccAGGCACCGGCACCGCCACCTCCCGCCGCACGGCAGCCACGGGCACCCcccggagcagcagcagcagcagctcgcaGCCAGGgatgggcagcaggaggaggaggaggaggaggaggaggaggaggaggactttTTCTTCGGGCACAGGCAGAGGGCCAGCAGAGAGTCCCTAAAGCTCTCCGAAAACGCTTCGCCTCCGTCCAGAGCCGGCAGCAAGTGCTCCGCCAAGTCCAGCGGCAGCGAGCGGCCGGTGGAAGCGGACCCCCTCTTCCACCAGCTGCACCCCATGCTCAGCTCGGTCTTCGGCCAG GATAGAGAACTGCGTCCAGAAGAAATCGAAG AATTAAGAGAAGCCTTTAAGGAGTTTGATAAAGACAAGGATGGGTTTATTAACTGCAGGGACCTGGGGAACTGCATGCGAACCATGGGCTACATGCCTACTGAGATGGAGCTAATAGAACTCTCCCAGCAGATCAACATGAACC TGGGTGGCCATGTGgattttgaagattttgttGAGCTGATGGGACCAAAGCTGCTGGCAGAAACTGCAGACATGATTGGTGTAAAAGAGCTCCGTGATGCCTTCCGAGAG TTTGACACCAATGGCGATGGGGAGATCAGCACCAGTGAGCTGCGAGAAGCCATGAAGAAGCTTCTAGGGCAGCAGGTGGGTCATCGGGATATCGAAGAGATCATCCGGGACGTGGATCTGAATGGCGATGGGCGTGTTGATTTTGAAG AGTTTGTTCGCATGATGTCCCGTTGA
- the CABP1 gene encoding calcium-binding protein 1 isoform X2, with protein sequence MGNCVKSPLRNLSKKIRHEEKTCYKAVQTSEEGPSACEYQGPLMVLAQNCAVMHNLLGPACIFLRKGFAENRQPDRELRPEEIEELREAFKEFDKDKDGFINCRDLGNCMRTMGYMPTEMELIELSQQINMNLGGHVDFEDFVELMGPKLLAETADMIGVKELRDAFREFDTNGDGEISTSELREAMKKLLGQQVGHRDIEEIIRDVDLNGDGRVDFEEFVRMMSR encoded by the exons ATGGGCAACTGTGTGAAGTCTCCACTGAGAAACCTCTCAAAAAAG ATCCGCCATGAGGAGAAGACGTGCTATAAGGCTGTCCAGACGAGCGAAGAGGGGCCGTCGGCCTGCGAGTACCAGGGTCCGCTCATGGTGCTGGCCCAGAACTGCGCCGTCATGCACAACCTGCTGGGGCCAGCATGCATCTTCCTGAGGAAGGGCTTCGCAGAAAACAGGCAGCCT GATAGAGAACTGCGTCCAGAAGAAATCGAAG AATTAAGAGAAGCCTTTAAGGAGTTTGATAAAGACAAGGATGGGTTTATTAACTGCAGGGACCTGGGGAACTGCATGCGAACCATGGGCTACATGCCTACTGAGATGGAGCTAATAGAACTCTCCCAGCAGATCAACATGAACC TGGGTGGCCATGTGgattttgaagattttgttGAGCTGATGGGACCAAAGCTGCTGGCAGAAACTGCAGACATGATTGGTGTAAAAGAGCTCCGTGATGCCTTCCGAGAG TTTGACACCAATGGCGATGGGGAGATCAGCACCAGTGAGCTGCGAGAAGCCATGAAGAAGCTTCTAGGGCAGCAGGTGGGTCATCGGGATATCGAAGAGATCATCCGGGACGTGGATCTGAATGGCGATGGGCGTGTTGATTTTGAAG AGTTTGTTCGCATGATGTCCCGTTGA
- the CABP1 gene encoding calcium-binding protein 1 isoform X3 gives MGNCVKSPLRNLSKKDRELRPEEIEELREAFKEFDKDKDGFINCRDLGNCMRTMGYMPTEMELIELSQQINMNLGGHVDFEDFVELMGPKLLAETADMIGVKELRDAFREFDTNGDGEISTSELREAMKKLLGQQVGHRDIEEIIRDVDLNGDGRVDFEEFVRMMSR, from the exons ATGGGCAACTGTGTGAAGTCTCCACTGAGAAACCTCTCAAAAAAG GATAGAGAACTGCGTCCAGAAGAAATCGAAG AATTAAGAGAAGCCTTTAAGGAGTTTGATAAAGACAAGGATGGGTTTATTAACTGCAGGGACCTGGGGAACTGCATGCGAACCATGGGCTACATGCCTACTGAGATGGAGCTAATAGAACTCTCCCAGCAGATCAACATGAACC TGGGTGGCCATGTGgattttgaagattttgttGAGCTGATGGGACCAAAGCTGCTGGCAGAAACTGCAGACATGATTGGTGTAAAAGAGCTCCGTGATGCCTTCCGAGAG TTTGACACCAATGGCGATGGGGAGATCAGCACCAGTGAGCTGCGAGAAGCCATGAAGAAGCTTCTAGGGCAGCAGGTGGGTCATCGGGATATCGAAGAGATCATCCGGGACGTGGATCTGAATGGCGATGGGCGTGTTGATTTTGAAG AGTTTGTTCGCATGATGTCCCGTTGA